Proteins from a genomic interval of Trichoderma breve strain T069 chromosome 2, whole genome shotgun sequence:
- a CDS encoding ca2+ regulator and membrane fusion protein fig1 domain-containing protein gives MASGTHTTSSSSSSTRIIARKFHLGWHRFVPFLGYHHVLMILIVVAIILLSLLLAGCSSSSPLIPGIFLLSIYYKGYEAHPDTAQVDYSFYGALKSFAGNAQLQARVGYFGICVNPDGGSWLCSNNATALAKEVSVDQDPLNLIWLAAQFKDMIVFPYLIIIAIIFAFICLLLLATFPGWHEEEDSEGSEREVKPFPSRPVSQIALAIIFISSIFVLVSVLWQHTASVAASVIAQDFGNGVVKSGVGSSAMVMGWFSFTLLIIVTIGLLVMILSIRVLSSMV, from the exons ATGGCAAGCGGAACCCATACCACCTCGAGTTCGAGTTCCAGCACGAGGATCATCGCGCGCAAATTTCATCTGGGATGGCATC GATTCGTCCCCTTTCTGGGTTACCACCACGTGCTGATGATTTTGATCGTCGTCGCAATCATCTTACTTT cgctgctgcttgccggctgctcgtcctcgtcgcctCTGATCCCCGGAATTTTCCTGCTATCCATCTACTACAAGGGTTACGAGGCTCACCCCGACACGGCGCAGGTCGACTACAGCTTTTACGGCGCCCTGAAGAGCTTTGCTGGAAACGCCCAGTTGCAGGCTCGAGTTGGTTACTTTGGCATCTGCGTCAACCCGGATGGCGGCTCGTGGCTGTGTAGTAACAATGCGacagccttggccaaggaagTCTCAGTGGACCAGGACCCTCTCAACCTCATTTGGCTGGCGGCCCAATTCAAAGACATGATTGTGTTTCCCTACCTGAT CATtattgccatcatcttcgcctTCATCTGTCTGCTCCTTTTGGCTACCTTTCCCGGATGgcacgaggaggaggactCTGAAGGATCCGAGCGCGAAGTCAAACCATTCCCCTCTCGCCCTGTCTCGCAAATCGCactggccatcatcttcatctcttccatcttcgtTCTCGTCTCGGTTCTCTGGCAGCATACTGCATCCGTCGCAGCATCCGTTATCGCTCAAGACTTTGGCAATGGTGTTGTCAAGAGTGGCGTGGGCAGCAGCGCCATGGTAATGGGCTGGTTCTCGTTTACACtactcatcatcgtcaccattgGTTTGCTCGTAATGATATTGAGCATACGCGTCCTGAGTTCAATGGTGTGA
- a CDS encoding IBR domain, a half RING-finger domain-containing protein has translation MDYEMDQESLDLIIELQLQDAQSMIKGKYREGEAPDFEFALECFNAELQSFHTLLHDQALTRSVARAVVSDADIIRELVNQEDQARRDRELVLNGFGSDDFNQRGFPLDDFPQNGESSGTMSDEMTSKLIVLFNGGDEALTVAESSRKGGQERAVTRASKRRRCLVCTDEFPFADTLRCPCSHDYCRGCLSNYVKKAIDDESMFPPQCCNKPIPLTGVNQIFLSPDILGKYRAKELEYNSEKREYCHVPTCSTFIPKQFIKDEVGTCVKCGRKTCVICKGASHTGDCPKDTATADLLRVAGDRGWKRCYKCRRVVELAVGCNHIYCRCKAEFCYTCGKPWKTCGCELWSEDMLVTRNGGMNRAAAAPAQRAAPGWGL, from the exons ATGGATTACGAAATGGACCAGGAAAGCCTTGATCTGATCATCGAGCTTCAATTGCAAGATGCCCAGAGCATGATCAAGGGCAAGTATCGCGAGGGCGAGGCTCCTGATTTCGAGTTCGCGCTCGAATGCTTTAACGCAGAGCTCCAGTCGTTTCATACCTTGCTTCATGACCAAGCACTGACTCGTAGTGTGGCCCGCGCGGTCGTCAGTGATGCCGACATCATCAGGGAACTTGTCAACCAAGAGGACCAGGCCAGACGCGACAGGGAGCTTGTACTCAATGGTTTCGGTTCGGACGACTTTAATCAACGCGGATTCCCCCTAGATGATTTCCCTCAAAATGGGGAGTCGTCGGGAACCATGTCTGATGAGATGACTAGCAAACTTATCGTCTTGTtcaatggcggcgatgaggccTTGACTGTTGCCGAGTCGTCGAGAAAGGGAGGACAGGAGCGAGCAGTGACCAGAGCCAGCAAACGGCGACGCTGCCTTGTCTGCACCGACGAGTTCCCCTTCGCGGACACGCTGCGATGCCCTTGCTCCCACGACTATTGCCGAGGATGCCTGTCAAACTACGTCAAAAAGGCAATCGACGACGAGTCTATGTTCCCTCCTCAGTGTTGCAACAAGCCTATCCCCCTCACTGGCGTCAACCAGATTTTCCTATCGCCAGACATCCTCGGCAAGTATCGCGCCAAGGAGCTCGAGTACAATTCCGAAAAGAGAGAGTATTGTCACGTCCCGACTTGCTCGACGTTTATTCCCAAGCAGTTCATTAAAGACGAAGTCGGCACATGTGTTAAATGCGGGAGAAAGACGTGCGTCATCTGCAAAGGCGCGTCACATACGGGAGACTGTCCCAAGGATACGGCAACGGCCGACTTGCTTCGCGTGGCGGGAGATCGTGGCTGGAAACGATGCTATAAATGCCGCCGCGTTGTGGAACTTGCAGTCGGGTGCAATCATATAT ACTGCCGTTGCAAGGCTGAATTCTGCTACACCTGCGGGAAGCCTTGGAAGACTTGTGGATGTGAGTTGTGGAGTGAAGATATGCTGGTCACTCGAAATGGTGGGATGAATCGAGCTGCCGCTGCACCTGCTCAGCGTGCGGCTCCAGGTTGGGGCCTTTGA
- a CDS encoding glycosyl hydrolase family 47 domain-containing protein, which produces MARRRYRLFMVCAVVILFLLYRVSQNTWEDPAQHAGLYRPPTSNSPATGVESPPKTPPKPAPEPENIPESKPKPQPEAEAKPKPESKPEPEHAPSQSKQSKQNTPDDEDDGLGVKIPKLKELDDSKPAANGEAPGHAGSKTATSTLNPTDEDEVIEDIHQKNPPKNNPGKPVDTRIHWRPVPEHFPVDSLISLPTGKPQKVPRVQHEFGVESPEAKSRRVTRQERVAKEIERAWSGYKKFAWMHDELSPVSAKHRDPFCGWAATLVDSLDTLWIAGLKEEFDEAAKAVEEIDFTTTPRNNIPVFETTIRYLGGLLGAFDVSGGHDGGYVILLNKAVELAEILMGIFDTPNRMPILYYQWQPEYASQPHRAGSVGIAELGTLSMEFTRLAQLTSNYKYYDAVDRITDALVELQKQGTSIPGLFPENLDASGCNHTATAIRSSLSEAAQKQMDEDLSKKPDNFIPGKAPKSESQKVEKPPSQKQSADGSEFVVGKLSADEAIAKLQAADEARAKALDEAAIKPAGKSDSFVIGKIGSEDPRDDQTPAAKTDASDKGFVVGKIGAEDPRDDQTLTAKTDVSDQGFVVSKIGAEDPRDDQTQAVKTDASDKGFVVGKIGADDPRDDQTQTVKTDTSDKGFVVGKIGAEDPRNDQKVPDASGTKSSEFPVGKIGTENPEYAKQGPREDDKTETRPLDSLRRRDTIPGENTSVEKLSQVPQVPSQRTAKRGKPPFAADGFTANWDCVPQGLEVGGYGFQQYHMGGGQDSAYEYFPKEYLLLGGLESKYQKLYEDTVEAINEWLLYRPMTDGDWDILFPAKVSTGGNPSEDLSATFEVTHLTCFIGGMYGLGGKIFGREKDLEIAKKLTDGCVWAYQSTVSGIMPEGSQVLPCPSLEKCAFNETLWWEKLDPAKDWRDKQVAEWEEKKAAFDKQQGSKDPRKTSDKDKEAAGEALKETAQDHGDSAGNSKAIHKRAAVPPPKSRADEDVGSELPQSLKDKIGLKGDEQKKPAKSGVGIQREPGDPIDSVLEAHRLPPQEPEEQQIILPEKPETHEEFVKKHIADYGLAPGVVHITSRQYILRPEAIESVWYMYRITGDPIWMEKGWKMFEATISATRTEIANSAVDDVNSPEPGLKDEMESFWLAETLKYYYLLFSEPNVISLDEWVLNTEAHPFKRPGGSVIGHSI; this is translated from the exons ATGGCACGACGCAGGTACAGGCTGTTTATGGTCTGTGCCGTcgtcattctcttcctcctctaCAGAGTCTCGCAGAACACATGGGAAGACCCTGCGCAGCATGCCGGTCTTTACCGTCCTCCCACCTCGAATTCGCCTGCCACGGGAGTAGAAAGCCCACCGAAAACACCCCCGAAGCCTGCGCCTGAGCCCGAGAACATACCTGAATCAAAACCTAAGCCTCAGcccgaggccgaggccaagcccaagcccgaATCGAAACCGGAGCCGGAGCATGCTCCTAGTCAGAGCAAGCAGAGCAAGCAGAACACGcccgatgatgaagatgatgggctgGGCGTCAAAATTCCAAAGCTAAAGGAGCTGGACGACTCGAAGCCAGCGGCCAATGGCGAAGCGCCTGGCCATGCGGGTTCAAAGACTGCAACCAGCACGTTGAACCCCaccgacgaagatgaagtgatCGAGGATATTCACCAGAAGAATCCGCCAAAGAACAACCCTGGAAAGCCAGTAGACACTCGAATCCATTGGAGGCCGGTTCCCGAGCACTTCCCTGTGGATTCCCTCATAAGCCTCCCTACTGGGAAGCCGCAAAAGGTCCCTCGAGTGCAGCACGAGTTTGGCGTCGAGTCACCAGAAGCCAAATCCCGACGAGTCACTAGACAAGAGCGTGTTGCCAAAGAGATTGAGCGGGCGTGGTCGGGCTACAAGAAGTTCGCGTGGATGCACGACGAGCTCTCACCCGTCTCTGCCAAGCATCGTGACCCCTTTTGCGGCTGGGCTGCTACCTTGGTTGATTCCCTGGATACCCTCTGGATTGCGGGTCTCAAAGAAGAGTTCGAcgaggcggccaaggctgttgaggagaTCGACTTCACCACTACTCCTCGCAACAATATTCCTGTTTTTGAAACGACCATTCGATATCTTGGCGGTTTGCTCGGCGCCTTTGATGTCAGCggtggccatgatggtggcTATGTCATCCTTCTCaacaaggctgttgagcttgcTGAGATCCTCATGGGTATATTCGACACGCCAAATCGAATGCCAATATTATACTACCAATGGCAGCCAGAATATGCCTCCCAGCCTCACCGCGCAGGCTCTGTCGGCATTGCGGAGCTTGGAACGCTCTCCATGGAATTTACGCGCCTAGCCCAGCTTACCAGCAACTACAAATATTACGATGCCGTGGATCGCATTACCGATGCCCTGGTTGAGCTCCAGAAGCAAGGCACCTCCATTCCGGGCCTGTTTCCTGAGAATTTAGATGCCTCTGGGTGCAACCATACCGCAACTGCCATCCGTAGCTCACTTAGTGAGGCAGCGCAGAAGCAGATGGATGAAGATCTCTCCAAGAAGCCGGATAACTTTATTCCTGGAAAGGCCCCTAAGAGTGAATCTCAGAAAGTCGAGAAACCCCCCAGTCAGAAACAAAGTGCAGACGGCAGCGAGTTTGTAGTTGGAAAGCTCAGTGCTGATGAAGCAATTGCAAAATTGCAAGCTGCTGATGAGGCCAGGGCAAAGGCTTTGGATGAAGCTGCGATCAAGCCTGCAGGAAAATCTGACAGCTTCGTTATTGGGAAAATTGGTAGTGAGGACCCAAGGGACGACCAGACACCAGCTGCAAAAACGGATGCCTCAGACAAGGGATTTGTTGTCGGCAAGATAGGGGCGGAAGATCCAAGAGACGATCAGACGCTCACCGCAAAGACGGACGTTTCAGATCAGGGATTTGTTGTCAGCAAGATTGGAGCAGAGGATCCAAGAGATGATCAGACACAAGCTGTGAAAACGGATGCCTCAGACAAGGGATTTGTCGTCGGTAAGATCGGAGCAGATGATCCAAGAGATGATCAGACACAAACTGTGAAAACAGATACTTCAGACAAAGGATTCGTTGTCGGCAAGATCGGAGCGGAAGATCCAAGAAACGACCAGAAGGTTCCGGACGCATCTGGGACAAAATCTTCAGAATTCCCAGTCGGCAAAATAGGCACCGAAAATCCTGAATATGCGAAGCAAGGGCCCCGCGAAGATGATAAAACGGAAACTCGTCCGCTAGATTCTCTCCGTCGCCGAGACACCATTCCTGGTGAAAATACATCTGTGGAAAAGCTCAGCCAAGTGCCCCAAGTGCCATCCCAACGGACAGCGAAACGAGGAAAGCCACCATTTGCGGCCGATGGCTTCACAGCTAACTGGGACTGTGTTCCTCAAGGTTTGGAAGTAGGTGGATACGGGTTCCAGCAATATCACATGGGAGGCGGTCAAGACTCAGCTTATGAGTATTTCCCGAAGGAGTATCTACTTCTCGGCGGTCTGGAGTCCAAATACCAGAAGTTGTACGAGGACACTGTCGAGGCAATCAACGAGTGGCTCCTCTACAGGCCCATGACAGACGGCGATTGGGATATTCTATTCCCCGCTAAGGTCTCAACAGGTGGAAATCCTTCTGAAGACCTATCCGCCACATTTGAGGTAACTCACCTCACGTGTTTTATCGGTGGCATGTACGGCCTGGGTGGCAAGATCTTTGGTCGCGAAAAGGACCTTGAGATAGCCAAGAAGTTGACGGACGGCTGTGTCTGGGCATATCAATCGACCGTCTCCGGTATCATGCCGGAAGGTTCCCAGGTTTTGCCCTGTCCGTCACTGGAGAAGTGCGCTTTCAACGAAACCCTCTGGTGGGAGAAGCTAGATCCTGCAAAGGACTGGAGAGACAAGCAGGTGGCTgagtgggaagagaagaaggcggcgttCGACAAGCAACAGGGAAGCAAGGACCCCAGAAAAACTAGCGACAAGGATAAAGAGGCTGCTGGCGAGGCCCTGAAGGAAACTGCCCAAGACCATGGCGACTCTGCTGGTAACTCCAAGGCTATTCACAAGAGGGCAGCAGTTCCGCCGCCAAAGTCGAGGGCAGACGAAGATGTTGGTTCAGAGCTGCCGCAGTctctcaaggacaagatcgGTCTCAAGGGTGACGAGCAGAAAAAGCCAGCAAAGAGCGGCGTCGGTATCCAACGAGAGCCTGGTGACCCAATCGACTCAGTATTGGAAGCCCACCGTCTCCCTCCTCAGGAACCGGAAGAGCAGCAAATCATCCTTCCCGAGAAACCTGAGACACACGAAGAGTTTGTAAAGAAACATATTGCCGACTATGGTCTCGCCCCTGGCGTCGTCCACATCACTTCGAGACAATACATCCTTAG ACCCGAAGCCATTGAATCCGTGTGGTACATGTATCGCATCACGGGTGATCCCATCTGGATGGAGAAGGGCTGGAAGATGTTCGAGGCCACGATCAGCGCCACCCGCACAGAAATAGCCAACAGcgccgttgatgatgtcaaCAGCCCAGAACCCGGGCTCAAGGACGAAATGGAGAGCTTCTGGCTCGCTGAGACGCTCAAGTACTACTACTTGTTGTTCTCGGAGCCCAATGTCATCAGTCTGGATGAGTGGGTGCTGAATACCGAGGCTCATCCTTTCAAGAGGCCCGGTGGTAGCGTGATTGGACACAGTATATAa
- a CDS encoding mitochondrial carrier protein domain-containing protein, protein MAAAEIEQHQGGALQTAKDLFSGAVGGIAQVLIGQPFDIVKVRLQTSNQYAGALEAATSIYKNEGALAFYKGTLTPLIGIGACVSVQFGAFHAARRWLEARNTAQGRASELGYGQYFLAGAFAGVANAPLSGPIEHIRIRLQSQPHGEGRLYNGPLDCIRKVSSHNGALSGLYRGEVVTVWRESFAYGAWFTAFEYLMNADAARNGIDRKQIPSYKIALYGGLAGEALWLASYPFDVIKSKMQTDGFGAQQKYPTMRSCFSATWRADGVRGFWKGIGPTLLRAMPVSAGTFAVVEMTMRAIN, encoded by the exons ATGGCTGCCGCCGAGATTGAACAGCACCAAGGCGGTGCGCTGCAGACAGCAAAGGATCTCTTCTCCGGCGCTGTTGGCGGTATTGCCCAAGTCCTGATTG GCCAACCCTTCGATATCGTCAAAGTCCGTCTGCAGACGTCGAACCAGTACGCTGGCGCTCTCGAGGCCGCTACCTCCATCTACAAGAATGAAGGCGCCCTGGCCTTCTACAAGGGCACGCTGACGCCCCTCATCGGTATCGGCGCTTGTGTGTCCGTGCAGTTCGGCGCTTTCCACGCTGCTCGTCGGTGGCTTGAGGCTCGCAACACCGCCCAGGGCAGGGCCTCCGAACTTGGCTACGGCCAGTATTTCTTGGCCGGAGCCTTTGCCGGTGTAGCCAATGCGCCTCTGTCCGGGCCCATCGAGCACATCCGTATCCGCCTGCAGAGCCAGCCGCACGGCGAGGGACGCCTGTATAACGGGCCCCTGGACTGCATCCGCAAGGTCAGCTCCCACAACGGCGCTCTGAGCGGCCTGTACAGGGGTGAGGTCGTGACTGTCTGGCGAGAGTCCTTTGCCTACGGTGCCTGGTTCACCGCTTTCGAGTACCTCATGAACGCCGACGCTGCGCGCAACGGCATCGACCGCAAGCAGATCCCCAGCTACAAGATCGCCCTGTACGGAGGTCTCGCCGGCGAGGCCCTCTGGCTGGCCAGCTACCCCTTCGATgtcatcaagagcaagatgcaGACGGACGGCTTCGGCGCCCAGCAGAAGTACCCGACCATGCGCTCCTGCTTCTCTGCCACATGGCGCGCTGATGGTGTCAGGGGCTTCTGGAAGGGTATTGGACCTACGCTTCTCAGGGCCATGCCCGTGAGTGCAGGTACCTTTGCCGTGGTTGAAATGACCATGCGTGCTATCAACTAA
- a CDS encoding RINT-1 / TIP-1 family domain-containing protein — translation MSGITNGVSLDTRVEDYLEDKLQSTADLEHLDELLTNVELQRNQLQSQLDDAVKELEEARRTADERHAALQTRIFEFNELQESIDRRVQIAAASDAPSEAIARLQKPMKQLQTVELAEKYFMLLQDAERLRKEARSHLPGSPKEALEPYAQLKELVIRLRSLPGNDELHLVDHIEKMTENLWNEMKQIMSSELETVLNKKHWPKVDPQSEMDEEWVACIEKLLDLQMPEVIHSTGVVTLLPFEVMARMFVAEFRFHFISDKPTSSPQSVGTHCFPWVLATLEKWEDFFRDNLGHLLASKFHETPVANKTIYADPACALITAMLPVIREKVDAVVSETSANPGFLSNFISQIMTLDETIRSRFNYDGGDPENGWAGLSESVLENYFDAWYQAERSFALERFEVIMESRDGRKIDYDYSVSGKMKPTYAAVQITDLLRVVTTKYERLRKVKQKLRFLTDIQLDILDGYHDRLRSSLEAYQSLTSTLGRTIHGVTKEQLAALEGTGALETLCKVIGSADHIANTLTEWGDEEFFVILWDQLHKRESRQIRPQGSTIASMVGHSDDIKERTVAAVDGGDENGAIFDETIAAYTNRRKAGEELLVGALVESHSKALRAYTHNVQWTTVGESATPDDSSALSITPELDEPLSVLKRNMEFLSKALSAASFRRVWRDALDRLQDLLWSSILTRQSFTAFGAAQLAHDCATIFSLVDRFIPNGSAALESLREGLVLLNLPAAVEGDGVSSAAMTLKQASDRAFTNNDEARKVLEELELVALTPPNARQILQRRVENDENVGW, via the exons ATGTCCGGAATTACCAATGGCGTCTCCCTCGATACTCGAGTTGAAGATTATCTCGAGGATAAGCTTCAGTCCACCGCTGATCTTGAACATCTCGACGAACTGCTCACAAATGTCGAATTACAGCGGAACCAGCTCCAGTCGCAGCTCGACGATGCCGTCAAAGAGCTTGAGGAGGCGCGGCGCACAGCCGACGAGCGCCATGCTGCGCTCCAAACCCGCATTTTCGAGTTCAACGAGTTGCAAGAAAGCATCGACAGACGTGTTCAGATAGCTGCCGCATCGGATGCGCCGAGCGAAGCCATCGCGCGATTGCAGAAGCCTATGAAACAGCTTCAAACCGTCGAGCTAGCCGAGAAGTACTTCATGCTGCTCCAAGATGCTGAGAGGTTGCGAAAAGAAGCTCGGTCTCATCTTCCGGGTAGCCCTAAGGAGGCTCTCGAACCATATGCGCAGCTAAAAGAGCTTGTCATTAGGCTCAGGTCCTTGCCTGGGAATGACGAACTTCACCTGGTGGATCATATCgagaagatgacggagaaTCTTTGGAATGAAATGAAGCAAATCATGTCTTCTGAGCTGGAGACTGTGCTTAATAAGAAGCACTGGCCCAAGGTTGACCCCCAGTctgagatggatgaggagTGGGTGGCCTGCATCGAGAAGCTCCTCGACCTCCAGATGCCAGAGGTGATTCATAGTACAGGCGTTGTGACCCTCTTACCATTTGAAGTCATGGCCAGAATGTTTGTCGCCGAGTTTCGCTTCCACTTTATTAGCGATAAACCGACCAGCAGCCCTCAATCTGTTGGGACTCACTGCTTCCCCTGGGTTCTGGCGACTCTGGAAAAATGGGAGGACTTCTTTCGCgacaatcttggccatctcctgGCATCCAAATTTCACGAGACGCCTGTGGCTAACAAGACGATATACGCGGATCCTGCATGCGCTCTTATTACGGCGATGCTGCCAGTCATTCGGGAGAAAGTTGATGCTGTAGTATCGGAGACGAGCGCGAATCCTGGATTCTTAAGCAACTTCATCTCACAGATCATGACTCTTGACGAGACAATTCGATCACGATTCAACTATGACGGTGGCGATCCTGAGAACGGTTGGGCAGGACTGTCTGAGAGCGTCTTAGAGAATTACTTTGATGCGTGGTATCAGGCCGAGAGGAGCTTTGCGCTGGAGAGATTCGAGGTGATTATGGAATCACGAGATGGGCGCAAAATCGACTACGACTACTCAGTGTCCGGCAAGATGAAGCCCACCTATGCGGCCGTGCAAATCACCGATCTGTTACGAGTAGTGACGACGAAATACGAGCGTCTCCGCAAAGTCAAGCAAAAGCTCAGATTCCTGACCGATATTCAACTGGATATTCTTGACGGATATCATGACCGTCTTAGAAGCTCGCTCGAGGCTTACCAATCTCTAACCTCTACATTGGGCCGAACCATCCATGGTGTAACAAAAGAGCAACTGGCTGCCTTGGAGGGGACAGGGGCTTTGGAGACGCTGTGTAAAGTGATTGGTAGTGCCGACCACATTGCGAACACATTGACAGAAtggggagatgaagag TTCTTTGTCATACTATGGGATCAGCTGCATAAACGCGAATCCAGACAGATTAGGCCCCAAGGCTCGACCATTGCCAGCATGGTCGGACACAGCGATGATATTAAGGAGCGCACTGTTGCCGCAGTTGATGGAGGCGATGAGAATGGAGCCATCTTTGATGAGACTATTGCGGCATACACCAACCGTCGCAAGGCAGGCGAAGAACTTCTCGTTGGCGCTTTGGTCGAGTCTCACTCCAAAGCGCTGCGTGCCTACACTCACAACGTTCAGTGGACCACAGTTGGCGAAAGCGCAACTCCAG ATGACTCTTCAGCCCTCTCGATCACGCCAGAGCTAGACGAGCCGTTGAGCGTCCTCAAGAGGAATATGGAATTTTTGAGCAAAGCTCTGTCGGCCGCCTCCTTCCGCCGTGTCTGGCGGGATGCACTTGACAGGCTCCAGGACTTGTTGTGGTCCAGCATTCTTACCCGCCAGTCGTTTACCGCTTTTGGGGCTGCGCAGCTCGCGCATGATTGCGCAACCATCTTTTCGCTTGTGGATCGCTTCATTCCCAATGGCTCCGCGGCACTAGAATCTCTTCGCGAGGGGCTCGTCCTACTCAACTTACCAGCGGCGGTAGAGGGCGACGGTGTTTCGAGTGCTGCCATGACACTTAAACAGGCTAGTGACCGAGCGTTTACGAATAATGACGAGGCTCGCAAGGTCCTTGAAGAATTAGAGCTGGTGGCGCTGACACCACCAAATGCAAGACAAATTCTCCAGAGGCGAGTAGAGAATGACGAGAATGTCGGGTGGTGA
- a CDS encoding transport and golgi organization 2 domain-containing protein, which produces MCIVLFTTAHPGYSLILIDNRDEFILRPTSRPHWWTHPESGGEVLSSRDLQRAAKGTWLGITKTGSLAVLTNYRELVNDDAEHPIHGIKSRGRMVNMWLGGLPDEGIKKGVDELVKDGGVKGVGGFSMVCGKLRRNNEGIAIVSNRAADVSDVPIVGLEPDGVWGLSNTVYNDPNEWPKVTTGKRLLKEVALEAAAKNSSEDDLVANLFSILDTESMPERPPGSSLQDYMNLMRHTIFVPPVGDDVNHDLKAVEELKAESRPDVTPSPSPHPSMGFEEGMYGTQRQTVLLVDNDGNVTYVERALWDANGNEIPRGEGDVAFRFKVDGWDE; this is translated from the exons ATGTGTATCGTGCTCTTCACAACGGCACATCCTGGCTATTCTCTCATTCTTATTGATAATCGCGATGAGTTCATCCTAAGGCCCACGTCGCGGCCGCACTGGTGGACGCACCCAGAGTCGGGCGGGGAGGTTCTTTCATCGCGAGACCTCCAGAGGGCGGCAAAAGGCACTTGGCTCGGCATAACAAAGACCGGAAGCTTGGCTGTGCTGACCAACTACCGGGAACTCGTCAATGATGACGCTGAACACCCGATACACGGCATCAAAAGCCGAGGCCGCATGGTCAATATGTGGCTTGGAGGACTTCCTGATGAAGGTATAAAGAAAGGCGTGGATGAGCTGGTCAAAGACGGCGGCGTCAAAGGTGTGGGGGGCTTTTCTATGGTGTGTGGCAAGCTGAGGCGCAACAACgaaggcatcgccatcgtgAGCAACAGGGCTGCTGATGTGAGCGACGTTCCGATAGTCGGATTGGAACCAGATGGCGTCTGGGGTCTCAGCAACACTGTCTACAACGACCCCAACGAGTGGCCCAAGGTGACGACAGGAAAACGACTCTTGAAAGAAGTGGCTctggaggcagcagcaaagaatTCATCCGAAGACGACCTCGTCGCAAATCTGTTCTCCATTCTCGACACAGAATCTATGCCAGAGCGACCTCCGGGATCGAGCTTACAAGACTACATGAACCTGATGAGGCATACCATCTTCGTACCGCCAGTCGGCGACGACGTCAACC ACGACCTAAAGGCTGTCGAAGAGCTCAAGGCAGAATCAAGGCCGGATGTCACACCGAGCCCGAGCCCACACCCATCCATGGGCTTCGAGGAGGGCATGTACGGAACACAGAGACAGACGGTTCTATTGGTCGACAATGACGGTAACGTAACTTATGTCGAACGTGCTCTTTGGGATGCCAATGGGAACGAGATTCCTCGAGGGGAGGGAGACGTCGCTTTTCGCTTCAAGGTCGACGGCTGGGACGAATAA